A portion of the Mesobacillus boroniphilus genome contains these proteins:
- a CDS encoding toxic anion resistance protein has protein sequence MAEKDLLKDTTNFMDELLENPFGDTHELTVKPQLKEEAKAVRLIDVIPQENRERAYQLAAQIDPKNQQAMITYGSQAQGKLLTFSHAMLEHVQKKDVGEVGDIINDLMKRLNEMNPEELSPEKQSFFSRIFGKISGSVQEILSKYQKTSAQIDRISVKLDRSKNVLLSDIGMLEKLYETNKEYFNALNIYIAAGELKLEELHQKTIPELKKAAETSQDQMKFQEVNDMIQFADRLDKRLYDLKLSREITIQSAPQIRLIQNTNQALVEKIQSSIVTAIPLWKNQVAIALTLIRQRHAVEAQKQVSKTTNDLLLKNAEMLKTNTIETAKENERGLVDIETLKKTQENLITTLEETLRIQQEGRTKRRQAEQDLAAMENELKLKLLEIKGD, from the coding sequence ATGGCTGAAAAAGACCTATTAAAGGATACAACCAATTTTATGGATGAGCTTCTCGAAAACCCTTTTGGTGATACTCACGAACTGACGGTTAAGCCACAACTAAAAGAAGAGGCCAAGGCCGTCAGGTTGATCGATGTAATCCCGCAGGAAAACAGGGAGCGGGCATATCAGCTTGCCGCCCAGATTGATCCGAAAAACCAGCAGGCGATGATCACTTACGGCTCACAGGCTCAGGGGAAACTCCTAACTTTTTCACATGCCATGCTAGAGCATGTACAGAAAAAGGATGTCGGTGAGGTCGGTGACATCATTAATGATTTAATGAAGCGCCTGAATGAAATGAATCCTGAAGAACTGAGTCCGGAAAAACAATCTTTCTTTTCCAGGATTTTTGGCAAAATTTCTGGATCCGTTCAAGAAATACTGTCAAAATACCAAAAGACAAGTGCGCAGATCGACCGGATCAGCGTCAAGCTTGATCGCAGCAAGAATGTGCTTTTATCGGATATTGGCATGCTCGAGAAATTGTATGAAACAAATAAAGAGTATTTCAATGCTTTAAATATTTATATTGCGGCAGGGGAGCTAAAGCTGGAGGAACTGCATCAGAAAACGATCCCGGAACTGAAAAAGGCTGCGGAAACATCGCAGGACCAGATGAAGTTTCAGGAAGTAAATGATATGATTCAGTTCGCAGACCGACTTGATAAGAGGTTATACGACCTGAAGTTAAGCCGTGAAATCACCATCCAGAGCGCGCCGCAAATCCGTTTGATCCAGAACACGAACCAGGCGCTCGTCGAGAAAATCCAGTCTTCGATCGTTACGGCGATTCCGCTATGGAAAAACCAGGTGGCGATTGCCTTAACGTTGATCAGGCAGCGTCATGCAGTAGAAGCCCAAAAGCAGGTTTCAAAGACAACGAACGATTTGCTGCTTAAAAACGCAGAAATGCTGAAAACTAATACAATTGAGACAGCTAAGGAAAATGAACGTGGCCTTGTTGACATCGAAACTCTGAAGAAAACGCAGGAAAACTTGATTACAACCCTTGAAGAAACCTTGAGAATCCAGCAAGAAGGCCGCACGAAACGCAGGCAGGCTGAACAAGACCTTGCAGCAATGGAAAATGAACTGAAGCTAAAACTTCTTGAGATTAAAGGAGACTAA